From one Triticum aestivum cultivar Chinese Spring chromosome 4B, IWGSC CS RefSeq v2.1, whole genome shotgun sequence genomic stretch:
- the LOC123093353 gene encoding flavonoid O-methyltransferase-like protein Os11g0303600: protein MAAQAPTMAVPTDAQLIQAQADLWRHSLCHLTAIALRCAVQLGIPTAIHRLGGTASLSDLVIALSLPPSKTPYLGRVLRLLATSGALASPEEGTYSLVPLSYLLVDGVFIDGEASQKAIVLATTSRYYIEAALGLADWFKKDIAPPPSPFEDVHGATLFEESMALLDPESDKVFHEALAAHDHLGIGTVLRECHDLFKGVQSLTDCCGGDGTTARAIVKAFPHIKCNVLDLPKVIEKVPSDGIVNYVAGDLFHTIPPAQAVMLKLVLHFWSDEDCINILAQCKKAIPSREMGGKVIVIDIVVGSSSKEMLETQLLVDMLMLVCTRGRQRHENDWSTIFTKAGFSDYKIIKKLGPRGVIEVYP from the exons ATGGCAGCTCAGGCCCCGACAATGGCAGTCCCTACGGATgcccagctgattcaggcgcaggcTGACCTATGGCGCCACAGCCTGTGCCACCTCACAGCCATAGCACTCAGGTGCGCCGTCCAGCTCGGTATCCCTACTGCGATTCACCGACTCGGCGGCACAGCATCGTTGTCCGATCTTGTCATTGCACTGTCCCTCCCACCATCTAAGACGCCATACCTTGGCCGTGTCTTGCGGTTGTTGGCCACATCAGGCGCCTTAGCGTCCCCCGAGGAGGGGACCTACTCCCTTGTCCCGCTATCATACCTTCTGGTGGATGGTGTATTCATTGATGGTGAGGCCAGCCAGAAGGCCATTGTGCTTGCCACGACCTCAAGATATTACATAGAGGCAGCCTTGGGGCTAGCTGACTGGTTCAAGAAGGACATTGCACCACCGCCATCACCATTTGAGGATGTGCATGGTGCCACACTCTTCGAGGAGAGTATGGCGCTCCTCGACCCAGAGTCAGACAAGGTGTTCCATGAAGCTTTGGCTGCCCATGACCATTTGGGGATCGGCACCGTATTGCGGGAATGCCACGACTTATTCAAGGGGGTGCAATCACTCACCGACTGTTGTGGTGGTGATGGAACAACAGCTAGGGCTATTGTCAAGGCCTTCCCGCATATCAAGTGCAATGTGTTGGACCTTCCAAAGGTGATCGAGAAAGTCCCAAGTGATGGTATAGTTAACTATGTCGCTGGTGACCTATTCCATACCATTCCACCTGCTCAAGCTGTGATGCTTAAG CTTGTTCTGCACTTCTGGAGCGATGAAGATTGCATCAATATCCTGGCTCAATGCAAGAAGGCCATTCCGTCCCGCGAAATGGGGGGAAAGGTTATTGTCATAGATATAGTAGTCGGCTCATCATCCAAAGAAATGTTAGAAACCCAACTGTTGGTGGATATGCTCATGTTGGTATGTACAAGAGGACGGCAACGCCATGAAAATGACTGGAGCACAATCTTTACAAAAGCAGGATTTAGCGACTATAAAATCATCAAGAAACTGGGACCTCGAGGTGTCATCGAGGTCTATCCATAA
- the LOC123093352 gene encoding cytochrome P450 716A1 isoform X2, translating to MAYSILLGAVLVLLVAAVVQLLYKNFYRLYYSAYKLPPGNLGVPVIGSTFSLLRACRSNTDDQWFRDRIKNYGPVSTMSLFGSPTVLLAGPAANHFIFGNDGLILTQTGALRALVGRSVLALTGSELKLVRSALQGYLKPEMVRRYVCKIDHEVRSHIELNWVGCDSVTVLPTVRRLSLAIICSVVLGQESATIKEGLCTDFVTLGKAILSFPVNIPFTRFNKGMAASAKIRKAITNIANKREDSLLQEANATSDNDFISYMLILRSQGAHSLTLEDIVDNTMGLIVGAHETTSALITFMIRHLSNEPDILDKVTREQDEIARNKNPKDALTWDDVAKMKYMWKVAMETLRTIPPVFGSFRTTTKDIEYQGYHIPKGWKVFAAQSVTHMDSQFFHEPNKFNPSRFEKSAPPYCYMPFGGGPRMCPGNVFARVETMVAMHYLVRQFRWKITCEKETYKRDPKPTPVLGLPIKLKLRPLAKNVQANNMDTGTG from the exons ATGGCTTACTCCATTCTCCTCGGGGCAGTACTTGTGTTGCTTGTAGCTGCAGTTGTCCAACTCCTTTACAAAAACTTCTACAGGCTCTACTACTCAGCCTATAAGCTGCCTCCTGGTAATCTCGGCGTGCCGGTTATCGGCAGTACTTTCTCTCTCCTCCGCGCCTGCCGCAGCAACACCGACGACCAATGGTTCCGAGACCGGATCAAGAATTACGGCCCGGTCTCTACCATGTCGCTGTTTGGATCGCCGACGGTGCTACTGGCCGGGCCGGCGGCGAACCATTTCATATTCGGCAACGACGGCCTAATCTTGACGCAGACAGGCGCGCTGAGAGCCCTCGTTGGGCGGTCGGTACTGGCACTCACGGGCAGCGAGCTGAAGCTGGTCCGCAGCGCCCTGCAGGGTTACTTGAAGCCAGAGATGGTGAGGAGATACGTCTGCAAGATAGACCATGAGGTCCGGAGCCACATCGAGCTAAACTGGGTCGGTTGTGACTCTGTCACG GTCCTGCCAACAGTGAGGAGACTTTCGCTTGCTATCATATGTTCGGTTGTCTTGGGACAAGAGTCAGCTACCATCAAAGAAGGTTTGTGCAcagattttgttactcttgggaaGGCTATATTATCATTTCCGGTGAATATACCATTCACCCGGTTCAACAAAGGTATGGCTGCAAGTGCGAAGATACGAAAGGCTATCACAAATATTGCCAACAAGAGGGAAGACTCACTGTTGCAGGAAGCAAATGCCACTTCTGATAATGACTTCATCAGCTACATGCTCATTCTTCGTTCTCAAGGTGCCCACTCCCTCACTCTCGAAGACATTGTGGACAACACGATGGGCCTCATCGTTGGGGCACACGAGACAACTTCTGCTCTTATCACCTTCATGATCCGGCACCTCTCCAATGAGCCAGATATCCTTGACAAAGTTACTAGAG AGCAAGATGAGATTGCACGGAATAAAAACCCAAAAGATGCTCTAACTTGGGATGATGTTGCAAAGATGAAATATATGTGGAAAGTGGCAATGGAGACACTAAGAACAATTCCTCCAGTTTTTGGGAGCTTCCGAACAACTACCAAAGACATTGAATACCAGGGTTACCATATCCCGAAAGGCTGGAAA GTCTTCGCAGCGCAAAGTGTCACACATATGGATTCACAATTCTTTCATGAGCCTAACAAATTCAATCCTTCTCGGTTTGAGAAATCCGCCCCTCCGTACTGCTACATGCCATTTGGAGGGGGTCCAAGAATGTGCCCTGGTAATGTGTTTGCAAGGGTAGAAACTATGGTGGCCATGCACTATCTAGTAAGGCAGTTCAGGTGGAAAATAACCTGTGAAAAGGAAACCTACAAGAGGGATCCAAAGCCGACGCCCGTCCTTGGACTTCCAATTAAACTCAAGTTGAGACCACTTGCCAAAAACGTCCAAGCTAACAATATGGATACCGGAACAGGTTAA
- the LOC123093354 gene encoding dirigent protein 1 yields the protein MANSAALILLISSVLLAAAAYIRREPGHADGSFADTHLHFFMHDAYDGPRPTAALIVTGREPLPLPSDDGATDQEATSSSPRRFGDIAVMNNALTEGPERGSARVGSAQGFTVRVAEHGAVNDLSLHLVMEAGEYGGSSLAVKGRVDTGAAVRECIIVGGTGRFRFATGYALSRSYDYDVASGGVVEIDVYVQLRRV from the coding sequence ATGGCTAACTCGGCCGCCTTGATCCTTCTAATCTCATCGGTCCTGCTAGCCGCAGCTGCCTACATCCGCCGTGAGCCAGGCCACGCGGACGGAAGCTTCGCCGACACACACCTCCACTTCTTCATGCACGACGCCTACGACGGCCCGCGCCCCACGGCCGCGCTCATCGTCACTGGAAGGGAGCCGCTCCCGCTACCGTCTGACGACGGCGCCACCGACCAGGaggcaacctcctcctccccacggAGGTTCGGCGACATCGCCGTGATGAACAACGCGCTTACGGAGGGGCCCGAGCGCGGCAGCGCACGAGTCGGCTCGGCGCAGGGGTTCACCGTGCGCGTCGCGGAGCACGGCGCCGTGAACGACCTAAGCCTGCACCTCGTGATGGAGGCCGGCGAATACGGGGGAAGCTCGTTGGCGGTGAAGGGCAGGGTGGACACGGGCGCCGCGGTGCGGGAGTGCATAATCGTCGGCGGCACCGGCCGCTTCCGCTTCGCGACGGGCTACGCGCTGAGCAGGAGCTACGACTACGACGTCGCCAGCGGAGGAGTCGTGGAGATCGATGTGTACGTGCAGCTTCGACGAGTTTAA
- the LOC123093352 gene encoding cytochrome P450 716A1 isoform X1, which translates to MAYSILLGAVLVLLVAAVVQLLYKNFYRLYYSAYKLPPGNLGVPVIGSTFSLLRACRSNTDDQWFRDRIKNYGPVSTMSLFGSPTVLLAGPAANHFIFGNDGLILTQTGALRALVGRSVLALTGSELKLVRSALQGYLKPEMVRRYVCKIDHEVRSHIELNWVGCDSVTLMILQVLPTVRRLSLAIICSVVLGQESATIKEGLCTDFVTLGKAILSFPVNIPFTRFNKGMAASAKIRKAITNIANKREDSLLQEANATSDNDFISYMLILRSQGAHSLTLEDIVDNTMGLIVGAHETTSALITFMIRHLSNEPDILDKVTREQDEIARNKNPKDALTWDDVAKMKYMWKVAMETLRTIPPVFGSFRTTTKDIEYQGYHIPKGWKVFAAQSVTHMDSQFFHEPNKFNPSRFEKSAPPYCYMPFGGGPRMCPGNVFARVETMVAMHYLVRQFRWKITCEKETYKRDPKPTPVLGLPIKLKLRPLAKNVQANNMDTGTG; encoded by the exons ATGGCTTACTCCATTCTCCTCGGGGCAGTACTTGTGTTGCTTGTAGCTGCAGTTGTCCAACTCCTTTACAAAAACTTCTACAGGCTCTACTACTCAGCCTATAAGCTGCCTCCTGGTAATCTCGGCGTGCCGGTTATCGGCAGTACTTTCTCTCTCCTCCGCGCCTGCCGCAGCAACACCGACGACCAATGGTTCCGAGACCGGATCAAGAATTACGGCCCGGTCTCTACCATGTCGCTGTTTGGATCGCCGACGGTGCTACTGGCCGGGCCGGCGGCGAACCATTTCATATTCGGCAACGACGGCCTAATCTTGACGCAGACAGGCGCGCTGAGAGCCCTCGTTGGGCGGTCGGTACTGGCACTCACGGGCAGCGAGCTGAAGCTGGTCCGCAGCGCCCTGCAGGGTTACTTGAAGCCAGAGATGGTGAGGAGATACGTCTGCAAGATAGACCATGAGGTCCGGAGCCACATCGAGCTAAACTGGGTCGGTTGTGACTCTGTCACG TTGATGATTTTACAGGTCCTGCCAACAGTGAGGAGACTTTCGCTTGCTATCATATGTTCGGTTGTCTTGGGACAAGAGTCAGCTACCATCAAAGAAGGTTTGTGCAcagattttgttactcttgggaaGGCTATATTATCATTTCCGGTGAATATACCATTCACCCGGTTCAACAAAGGTATGGCTGCAAGTGCGAAGATACGAAAGGCTATCACAAATATTGCCAACAAGAGGGAAGACTCACTGTTGCAGGAAGCAAATGCCACTTCTGATAATGACTTCATCAGCTACATGCTCATTCTTCGTTCTCAAGGTGCCCACTCCCTCACTCTCGAAGACATTGTGGACAACACGATGGGCCTCATCGTTGGGGCACACGAGACAACTTCTGCTCTTATCACCTTCATGATCCGGCACCTCTCCAATGAGCCAGATATCCTTGACAAAGTTACTAGAG AGCAAGATGAGATTGCACGGAATAAAAACCCAAAAGATGCTCTAACTTGGGATGATGTTGCAAAGATGAAATATATGTGGAAAGTGGCAATGGAGACACTAAGAACAATTCCTCCAGTTTTTGGGAGCTTCCGAACAACTACCAAAGACATTGAATACCAGGGTTACCATATCCCGAAAGGCTGGAAA GTCTTCGCAGCGCAAAGTGTCACACATATGGATTCACAATTCTTTCATGAGCCTAACAAATTCAATCCTTCTCGGTTTGAGAAATCCGCCCCTCCGTACTGCTACATGCCATTTGGAGGGGGTCCAAGAATGTGCCCTGGTAATGTGTTTGCAAGGGTAGAAACTATGGTGGCCATGCACTATCTAGTAAGGCAGTTCAGGTGGAAAATAACCTGTGAAAAGGAAACCTACAAGAGGGATCCAAAGCCGACGCCCGTCCTTGGACTTCCAATTAAACTCAAGTTGAGACCACTTGCCAAAAACGTCCAAGCTAACAATATGGATACCGGAACAGGTTAA